One segment of Paraburkholderia sp. PGU19 DNA contains the following:
- a CDS encoding cupin domain-containing protein yields MFRSKRVIGALLVMASALTNQARAEPPAAIVTPVMTKPLDDYPGKEALMILVEYPPGAADPVHRHNAHGFIYVLEGSIVMQVRGGKEVTLTPGQSFYEGPNDVHTVGHNASQTKPAKFLVLLLKDKGAPVLVPEK; encoded by the coding sequence ATGTTTCGCTCGAAGAGAGTTATCGGAGCCCTGCTCGTCATGGCGAGCGCATTGACGAACCAGGCCCGCGCCGAGCCGCCCGCGGCCATCGTGACACCCGTCATGACCAAGCCGCTCGACGACTATCCCGGCAAGGAAGCGTTGATGATCCTCGTCGAATATCCGCCTGGCGCTGCGGACCCGGTGCATCGGCATAACGCACATGGGTTCATCTACGTGCTGGAAGGATCGATCGTGATGCAGGTCAGAGGCGGCAAGGAAGTCACGCTGACGCCGGGCCAGTCCTTCTATGAAGGCCCGAACGATGTCCACACGGTGGGGCACAACGCGAGCCAGACGAAGCCCGCGAAGTTCCTCGTGCTGCTGCTGAAGGACAAGGGCGCGCCCGTGCTGGTGCCGGAGAAGTAA